Proteins from a genomic interval of Coccinella septempunctata chromosome 2, icCocSept1.1, whole genome shotgun sequence:
- the LOC123307182 gene encoding probable inactive tRNA-specific adenosine deaminase-like protein 3: MATEIANLSSNSSGVIVVDPKINSVVAVGYDETSDGSVRHAVMVAIDNVAKSQRGGAWNTSEDLGSQTDENFTLCGIPKNILGKLKEKFRDTSFGASVFTPKNGDPEGPYLCTGYEVYTVKEPCVMCAMALIHSRAKRVFYRTPSAKGALGSLCKIHTIKDLNHHYEVFMVTTNDERGVM, from the coding sequence ATGGCAACAGAAATTGCTAATCTCTCATCCAATTCATCTGGAGTTATAGTTGTGGATCCTAAAATAAATTCTGTAGTAGCGGTTGGTTATGATGAGACCTCTGATGGATCTGTCAGACATGCCGTGATGGTAGCCATAGACAATGTTGCCAAATCTCAAAGGGGCGGAGCATGGAATACCAGTGAAGACTTGGGCTCACAAACAGatgaaaatttcacattatgTGGTATTCCTAAAAATATTCTTggtaaattgaaagaaaaattcagagaTACTTCTTTTGGAGCATCTGTTTTCACTCCCAAAAACGGAGATCCTGAAGGGCCTTATTTATGCACAGGTTATGAAGTGTACACTGTGAAAGAGCCATGTGTTATGTGCGCTATGGCTTTGATACATAGTCGTGCGAAGCGAGTTTTCTACAGGACGCCTAGTGCAAAAGGGGCTTTAGGAAGTTTGTGCAAGATTCATACCATCAAGGATTTGAATCATCATTATGAAGTTTTTATGGTAACTACTAACGATGAAAGAGGAGTGATGTGA